TTCGTCCGGTCGTTGAACGCCTCCATCTTCTCGTCGCCCGTCTTCTCGCGGTACTCCGGCATGTTCGTCCGGCCGACGATCACCTGGTCGATGTCGATCCGGGGGTTGTTCTTCGGCTTGATCGTCCGCTCCTGGGTGGCGTGCAGGAAGTCGTAGAGGAACTCCCGCTGGAGTTTCAGCAGCTCCTCCCCCGAGAAGATCCCACGGTTGGCGTTACAGAACGCACCGGCGTAATCGAACGCTCGCGGGTCAGATTCGCCGTACACAGCGAGCTTCGAGTAGTTGACGTCGCCGGTCAGTTCGGTCTCGTCCTGGTTTTTCTTGTCCTTCGGTTCGAACGTCTCGATGCACTGGCGCTTGTTCTCGCTTGCGGTCAGTCGGACGATCTCGACGTGATTCTCCATGACTGCCTCGAGATCATCGCCGTAGTGGGAGAGCAACGCGTCCATGTAGAACTCGCTTGCCGGATCCAGTGACTGGTCGTTCCGGATCGTGTACGGCGCGTCCAGCCGCTCGTTGAGATCCTCGATGATCTCGTCGCGCTGTCCCGCCGGGAGCAGCACGAGCGGATCCTGATTCATGGGCGACCGGACCTCGTCGTCGGCCGGGTCCTGATCCCGGATGACGTCACACAGGTTCGTCCACCGGAACGTGTACATCCGGCCGGCATCCTCGAGGGTGTACGCCTCGAAGTAGCGCCGCACCAGCCAGTCGAAGTGAGACTTTCCGGAACCGACCGGCCCGAGCAACAGCTTGATCCGCTTTTCGGGCCCGAGCCCGCGTGCCCCCGACTTCACTTTGTTGACGAACTCGTGGATCGCCTCGTGGATCTCTCGGCCGTAAAAGACGTGTTCGCCGTCGTGCAGCGGGTCCTCGGAGGCGAGCCGGTACTCGACGACGCCACGCTGTTCGTCGTAGGTGGTGCCGTAGTGGTCGAACATGTCCGCGACCCGCTGGTGGGCGTTGCGGGCGATGTGCGGGTCCTCGTACAGTTCCTCGAGATACCACTCGAACGACTTCGCCTCTCGCAGATCCGATGGTACCGACTCGCGATACTCTCGGCTGATCTCCTCGAGCGTCCGCCCGGACGTCATCGTTTCCTCCCGGTCGTCGACACGGGCGTCGGCACGGTCGTCGACACGGGCGTCGGCACGGGCGTCGTTTCACGTTCGTACTCGATACGTTCGTGGTCGGTGCGTTCGTGGTCGGTTCGGGTTCGTTTCCGGGGCGCGTCGTCCGCCCGGAACGCGTTGGACGAGGTCATTGTTATGTGTGTTCAGCTACCACACCTCCGCGGCGACCGGACGTCGAAGCGGACGACACATCGTTCGGGGACCAGCGGACGGGGGTGGTCGGCGTGTCCGGTCCGGTACCGGGACTACTATGTTCATGAGAATTAAAGATATTTAAATGTATCGTGACCCCTTGTTATTCCACAGTGAAAAGCCAAAGACGAAGAGAAGTCATGTGGAATGATATCATGTAAAAAATGAGCCTCCTTTAAGTACTACACCGAGAAACCGTCACTGGAGCGGGATCGCTTTGCGGCTGTAGCTCACAATGGGGGTATGGACCTGCCGACGTTGCCGGACGGATGGACGGTGTGGAACGACGGATCGGACGGGCGTGTCGTGCTCACGTATCGGCCGGACGTGTTCGACTCCAGTGCGTTTCCCGCTCCCTGTCTGCCGACGCTCTACGTGACCGACGGGCCGCGTGATTCGCGTCCGGCAGCCGCACGCCGGGAGAAACGCGGCTGGCAGGTGGTGCTATTCCTGGAACCGGAGATCGAACTCGAACGTCGAGCCTACGACGATTGCAGTGAGGCGCTCGAGGGGGCCGTCTCGCTGGCCGAGCAGTTCGCCGCCGGCGAGATCGAGTTCCGCGAGGCGTACCAGCTGCCACGCGAGGCGTATCTCGCAAAGCTCGACGAGCTGGTGGGCTGACGCGGACGGACCGGCCAAGACGGCTCGCTCCCGGAAAACGTCGAGAACCAGCAGCCTTATTGCGTATTCCAGAAAACATATAACTGAGATGGCCGACAACGCTTCGTCCGGTCGGGACGACGCCACCCCTTCGTTCCCCCGGGACGAGATCCGGACCACGGTAGACACCGTCGTCGCCGCGGGCCAACTGCTCGCGTCGCCACGGAAATGCAAGATCTGGCACGAGGCCTGGCTCCACGAGGGGCTCGACATCAAAGGGCTGACCGAGAAGACGTCGATCCCCCAGAGTACGCTGTACAATCTCACCAAGGAAATGGTAGACGAAGGGAGCCTCTACCCGTCGGGTTCGGCGGACACCCGGGCCACGATTTATAAACCCTCCCGGATGCAGATCTTCGTCTCGGAGCATCCGAAGGGGATCGGTCCCCAGTTCAACATCCACAGTACGCTCATCGGCGTGCTGGGACGCGGAGTCGAGACCGACGACATCCAGATGTTCCTGGATCGGAACAACTACACGATCCTGCTCGAGGCGATCACCGGCGTCCTGGTGATACTCGACGATCCTGAGACCGAAGAGACCAGCCTCGACCAACTGTTCGAACACATGAGCCCGGCCGACGCCCGGATGATCCAGGGCCACATCGTGGCGGTATTGGAACGTGAAACCCGCAAGGACGGTATCGACTGGGACTTCCCGGACGATCCCGTGATCGAACCCGCAGAACTCTCCTCGGTGGAGTAGCACCGATCTCCCGGTATCCCTGTTCTCCGCTGAACGGACTGACCACAACCCTTATACCACGTTACAGAAAATCTATAACAGATAATGGACGATAGTCGATCGATTCAGCGAGGTGAGCGGACATCGAGACGGGGGTTTTTAGCCTTCGGTGGCGCCGCCGTGGCGACGTCACTCGGCGGCTGTCTCGGCGACGTCGGAGAAACGACGGACACCGTCGCGTTCGGGACGCTGCCGATCGCCGCGGTCGCCGAGGTGTTCATCGCCAAGGATCGGGGGTTCTTCGCGGATCGGAACATCGAGATCGAAACCGAACGTATCGCCGGCGCTAGCCAGGCGGTTCCCCAGCTCGCGTCCGGGGATCTCGACGTCGCGAGCGGCTCGATCGGGGCGGGCGTGTTCAACTCGATCGCCCAGGACGTTCCCGTGCGGGCGGTGGCAGACCAGACGCAGTACTGGGACGACCAGCCGTCCGGCAACAGGTTCTGGATTCGAGCGGAGTTGTACGAGGAAGGGATGTCCTTTTCGGATCTCCCGGAGGATCCGACCGTGGCGATCAACGGGGAGGCGACGGCGATGGACTACCTGGTCGGGCGGCTGCTCCAGCTCAACGACATGGGGTGGGACGACGTGACGGTGACGGAGATGCCGTTCCCGGACATGATCTCGGCGATGGGCTCCGGGGAGATCGACGCCTGTACGATCCCCGATCCGCTCGGACTGCAGGTCGCCCAGGAAACCGGCGCGGGACAGTTGCTGTACGGCTCGCAGCTGGCCCCCCGAATGCAGATCGCGACGTACTTTTTCGGGGAACCGTTCATGGAGGATCGACCCGACGTCGCCAGACGGTGGCTGGAGGCGTATCTCCTCGGGATCCGCGAGTACTACGATCTGGGGGGATTCCCGAACGAGGAGGTCGCCTCGATCATCAGCGAGGAGATCGACGTCCCCGTTCCGGCGATCCAGGCGTCGATCCCGTCGCTCGTCCACAAGAACGGCCGGATGAACGTCGACAGCCTGATGCGGCAACAGGAGTTTCACGCGTGTCGCGGCTATCTCGACGAGACCGTCTCCGCCGACGAGGTCGTCGACGAAACGCTGCTTGATGCTGCCCTCGATGAGGTCGGACGGCTGGACGAGTCGGAGGCAACCCCGTCGGTTGGCACGATCCACGAGTGGAGCGAGACGGCGCCGGCGCCGTACGCACCGGTCGGGGAGATCACCGTTCCCGAGGGGTTCCCCGGAGAACGGATCTGCGAGTGATCACCCGTGACGCCGGGGCCTCCTCAGTTCGGATCGCGATCGTGGCCGGACGTCCCCGAACGGAAACGTTCCAGTAGCTCGAACTCCAATCGGCTCGCGATGCGGGACGCTTCCGCCCCGATCGACGACGGTGACGGCGACGCGTCAGTCGAGAGCGAGTCGATCGAGGGCGGGGGATCGAGGCCGGCGTCCGGACGAGGCGATCCCTGCCTCCGGGCGACGGCGGTCAACAAGGTGTACCGCTCGCCCTCCGGGGACGTCTCGGCGCTCGAAGACGTGACCCTCGAGGTGTACGACAGGGAATTCTTCTGTCTGGTCGGCCCCTCCGGCTGCGGCAAGTCGACGTTCCTCCGGCTTCTGGGCGGGCTGTTGGAGTGTGACTCCGGGGAGATAGAGATCCTGAAACCTGAACCCGACGACCGGCCGACGACCAATATGGTCTTCCAGGAGTACGGGATCTTCCCCTGGAAGTCGGTCATCGAGAACGTCGCGTTCGGGCTCAAAATGCGCGGCGTCCCGAAGTCCCGACGTCACGAGATCGCCCGGCGGTACATCCGGAAGGTGAACCTGGACGGCTTCGAAGAGTCGTATCCACACCAGCTGTCCGGCGGGATGAAACAGCGGGTGAGCATCGCGCGGGCGTTCGCGAACGATCCCGAGATTTTCCTCATGGACGAGCCGTTCGGAGCGCTGGACGCACAGACGAAACAGTACCTCCTCGAGGAGTTGCTCTCCCTGTGGAACGAGTCGAAAAAGACCGTCGTCTACGTCACACACGACATCGAGGAGGCGATCCACCTCGGCGATCGGATCGGCGTCATGTCTGCCAGGCCGGGTCGGATAAAGACCGTCGTCGACGTGGATCTCGACCGGCCCCGCACGCGTGACAACATCCCGGTCGACCGGTTCGAGGAGATCCAGGAGGCGGTGTGGACGAGCCTGAGCGACGAGGTGGAGCGGTCGGTCGAACGGTCGAGCGGACGGACCCCCTGACCGGCCATGCGATCCCGCTCGTCGATCGGCACCCGGCTCCGATTGAACCTCCTTCCGATACTTTCGGTGCTGCTGCTGTGGGAGGTTGCCTCCCGTGGTGCCCTGGTTCATCCGGTGTTCTTCCCGGCACCGACGACGGTGCTTGCGGCGACGTTCGAGGAGATCCTCCACGGGGAGCTGCTGTATCACCTGGGAGTGAGCCTCCGGCGGATCCTGCTGGCGTTCCTGCTGGGGGCCACCAGCGGGATCGCAGTCGGGCTGGCGATGGGATGGTCACGGGAGATCCGACTGCTGGTGAATCCCCACATCGCGATACTGTATCCGGTTCCGAAGATCACGCTATTGCCGATCGCTTTCTCCGTGTTCGGCGTCACCGAACTCGCACGCATCCTCACTATGAGCGTGGCGGTGTTCCTGCTCGTGGCAGTCAACACGATGGCGGGGGTCAGGCAGATCGACGACGTCTACGTCGACGCCGCTATCGACAACGGGG
The Halalkaliarchaeum desulfuricum DNA segment above includes these coding regions:
- a CDS encoding ABC transporter permease, with translation MRSRSSIGTRLRLNLLPILSVLLLWEVASRGALVHPVFFPAPTTVLAATFEEILHGELLYHLGVSLRRILLAFLLGATSGIAVGLAMGWSREIRLLVNPHIAILYPVPKITLLPIAFSVFGVTELARILTMSVAVFLLVAVNTMAGVRQIDDVYVDAAIDNGAGTTALYRDVIIPGALPQITAGLSLGFGIGFVLIVVIEMVGANAGLGYVIWNSWQLFTITRMYVALLVINVLGVVFVYGIEELGEYLTPWEGA
- a CDS encoding ABC transporter ATP-binding protein, encoding MRDASAPIDDGDGDASVESESIEGGGSRPASGRGDPCLRATAVNKVYRSPSGDVSALEDVTLEVYDREFFCLVGPSGCGKSTFLRLLGGLLECDSGEIEILKPEPDDRPTTNMVFQEYGIFPWKSVIENVAFGLKMRGVPKSRRHEIARRYIRKVNLDGFEESYPHQLSGGMKQRVSIARAFANDPEIFLMDEPFGALDAQTKQYLLEELLSLWNESKKTVVYVTHDIEEAIHLGDRIGVMSARPGRIKTVVDVDLDRPRTRDNIPVDRFEEIQEAVWTSLSDEVERSVERSSGRTP
- a CDS encoding DUF5820 family protein, coding for MDLPTLPDGWTVWNDGSDGRVVLTYRPDVFDSSAFPAPCLPTLYVTDGPRDSRPAAARREKRGWQVVLFLEPEIELERRAYDDCSEALEGAVSLAEQFAAGEIEFREAYQLPREAYLAKLDELVG
- a CDS encoding ABC transporter substrate-binding protein yields the protein MDDSRSIQRGERTSRRGFLAFGGAAVATSLGGCLGDVGETTDTVAFGTLPIAAVAEVFIAKDRGFFADRNIEIETERIAGASQAVPQLASGDLDVASGSIGAGVFNSIAQDVPVRAVADQTQYWDDQPSGNRFWIRAELYEEGMSFSDLPEDPTVAINGEATAMDYLVGRLLQLNDMGWDDVTVTEMPFPDMISAMGSGEIDACTIPDPLGLQVAQETGAGQLLYGSQLAPRMQIATYFFGEPFMEDRPDVARRWLEAYLLGIREYYDLGGFPNEEVASIISEEIDVPVPAIQASIPSLVHKNGRMNVDSLMRQQEFHACRGYLDETVSADEVVDETLLDAALDEVGRLDESEATPSVGTIHEWSETAPAPYAPVGEITVPEGFPGERICE
- a CDS encoding PrkA family serine protein kinase, whose amino-acid sequence is MTSGRTLEEISREYRESVPSDLREAKSFEWYLEELYEDPHIARNAHQRVADMFDHYGTTYDEQRGVVEYRLASEDPLHDGEHVFYGREIHEAIHEFVNKVKSGARGLGPEKRIKLLLGPVGSGKSHFDWLVRRYFEAYTLEDAGRMYTFRWTNLCDVIRDQDPADDEVRSPMNQDPLVLLPAGQRDEIIEDLNERLDAPYTIRNDQSLDPASEFYMDALLSHYGDDLEAVMENHVEIVRLTASENKRQCIETFEPKDKKNQDETELTGDVNYSKLAVYGESDPRAFDYAGAFCNANRGIFSGEELLKLQREFLYDFLHATQERTIKPKNNPRIDIDQVIVGRTNMPEYREKTGDEKMEAFNDRTKRIDYPYVLEYESEANIYRKMLRNADVPDVNVEPHTLEMAGLFGVLTRIEEPSDESVSLLQKAKAYNGELDEADAVDVKKLREDGDSRAEIAEGMSGVSARFIGDEIAEAIMDATHRERGYLSPLSTFRHFEANLESHGSIDADNLKQYERLLELVREEYKERAIEDVRHALAYDIEELRRQGEKYVDHVMAYIDDTTVEDELTGREGEPDETFLRAVEERLDIPADRKDDFRQEISNWISRRAREGTTFDPHENDRLRRALERKLWDDKKHNINFSALVSASETDDDDRAAWIDALEEQGYSAAGAREVLEFAGAEVAKSELEEDV